In Deltaproteobacteria bacterium, one DNA window encodes the following:
- a CDS encoding SRPBCC family protein: protein MAKFSTEVERSVTVKVPLARVYAYLWDVAGSAECIPGIDSCKRVGDDTYKFLYEERSTGPVSLTVQYTARYDGNGKDEIRFEGTAAKGDNTDVSGVLKLKASAADATKISLRQTLAPDTPVPRLLQSLIRSFVEKEAADAAKQYLANIKQALEG, encoded by the coding sequence ATGGCCAAGTTTTCCACCGAGGTCGAACGGTCCGTCACCGTCAAGGTGCCGCTCGCGCGCGTGTACGCCTATCTCTGGGATGTCGCCGGATCGGCGGAGTGCATCCCCGGCATCGATTCGTGCAAGCGCGTCGGTGATGACACGTACAAGTTCCTTTACGAAGAACGCTCGACCGGCCCGGTGAGCCTCACCGTACAGTACACCGCGCGCTACGATGGGAACGGCAAGGACGAGATTCGCTTCGAGGGCACGGCGGCGAAGGGCGACAACACTGATGTCAGCGGCGTCCTCAAGCTCAAGGCGAGTGCGGCGGACGCGACCAAGATTTCGCTGCGTCAGACGCTCGCCCCGGACACGCCGGTGCCGCGTTTGTTGCAAAGTTTGATTCGCTCGTTCGTCGAGAAGGAAGCCGCGGATGCCGCCAAGCAATACTTGGCCAACATCAAGCAGGCATTGGAAGGTTAA
- a CDS encoding alpha-mannosidase has protein sequence MARTRNPLPQVIPQRVNQTKAQVDALIWQRVQPLDVRGGPLNAEPIPINGARQQRLQPVKPGELFGPPGGGWHQRWFTVRVPAPRANEQGQRFLQWDCQGETTAYIGGEPWAGLDLAHRTCPLPDRAITVWLDCSTWQTGIWPPGVGMNAVMIGRYGLRFDACSVRVRNPLAWSVSWDLDAFIQLITVLLKQDGVKGTGGFGHLPPLDSCSLLLRLLLRGLDDACDAFVSGGVAALSTALHALTKRLPAESWQPLAALCGHAHLDLVWLWPEMATERKGVHSFATALRLMERYRDVTFVQSQPALYRAVERRAPALMKQIRQRVHDGRWEVMGGFEVEPDNNLPSGEALARSLVYGQRKIAALRGTPSPVCWIPDVFGYSAALPQILALGGIKYFYTTKMTWSQITKFPYNSFVWRGHDGSEVLAHLCTTGYNGMVELDNLVTAMRDHRQADVHPELLLPTGFGDGGGGLTEAMCERARRLQNLAGAPRTQWTTSEAFFDRLQHARSRLPVYQGELYLEYHRGTYTTQSEFKRRYRAAETALQAHEAVRVVQSGKPLDANAWLRVLFAQFHDALPGSSIGLVYQQLNAELDAIAQRELRAAASELRGPGRSRAPFVFNPLPIARSVVVELPVRGKAPRLAALDLPALGSARLRDSRRNEPMREVSSTMLDNGIVRAEFDRNGQLRGLAIAGRALAFEGTAGFALYDDSPANFDAWDIDHYTLATGKRVATALKLAVVEHGPVRVRLRGDATIGEKSRVQIDYIVEAGSRHLRVEMRIDWRESHRLLKYHVPTAYRGRWARFGCPFGSIQRPQLPGVPADEAMWEVPGSRWAAVTHEDGNGLALLTEAKFGFSCRDGDLAVSLLRSPKLPDPSADMGEHHLRFAIGRHEAATNERVLSTAAAADALFAPVLLAAGDSLPAAPLALENLGTLVPSWVTPCETGTGFVLRLHETNGSAGTARLRLAKAARSVELVDFLEARIGRPQRIDARTFDLPYQPYQVLSVRVR, from the coding sequence ATGGCTCGCACGCGAAACCCGCTGCCCCAAGTGATCCCGCAGCGCGTGAATCAAACCAAGGCGCAAGTCGATGCCTTGATTTGGCAACGCGTGCAGCCGCTCGATGTGCGTGGCGGACCGCTCAACGCCGAGCCAATCCCAATCAATGGAGCGCGCCAGCAGCGACTCCAGCCAGTGAAGCCCGGCGAACTGTTCGGACCACCGGGCGGCGGATGGCATCAACGCTGGTTTACCGTGCGCGTGCCCGCGCCGCGCGCCAACGAACAGGGGCAGCGTTTCTTGCAATGGGATTGTCAGGGCGAGACGACGGCGTACATCGGCGGCGAACCGTGGGCCGGGCTCGATCTCGCGCATCGCACCTGCCCGCTGCCCGATCGCGCAATCACAGTATGGCTCGATTGCTCGACCTGGCAGACGGGGATCTGGCCGCCAGGGGTTGGCATGAACGCCGTCATGATCGGCCGCTACGGATTGCGCTTCGACGCGTGCAGTGTACGCGTGCGCAACCCGCTCGCGTGGAGTGTGAGCTGGGATCTCGACGCGTTCATCCAACTGATCACGGTGCTGCTCAAACAAGATGGCGTGAAAGGCACCGGCGGATTTGGACACTTGCCACCGCTCGACTCGTGTTCACTGCTGTTGCGTCTGCTGCTGCGTGGCTTGGACGATGCGTGCGATGCCTTCGTCAGCGGCGGGGTCGCCGCGCTCAGCACCGCGCTGCACGCACTAACGAAACGCCTGCCCGCGGAGAGTTGGCAGCCGCTAGCGGCATTGTGCGGGCACGCGCACCTCGATCTCGTCTGGCTGTGGCCCGAGATGGCGACCGAGCGCAAAGGCGTGCACTCGTTCGCCACCGCGTTGCGGCTGATGGAGCGCTACCGCGACGTGACCTTCGTGCAGAGCCAGCCCGCGCTCTATCGCGCGGTCGAGCGGCGTGCGCCGGCGTTGATGAAACAGATTCGCCAACGCGTCCACGACGGACGCTGGGAAGTGATGGGTGGATTCGAAGTCGAGCCCGACAATAATCTGCCCAGCGGCGAGGCGCTGGCGCGCTCGCTCGTCTACGGGCAGCGCAAGATCGCGGCGCTGCGCGGCACGCCCAGTCCCGTGTGCTGGATTCCCGATGTCTTCGGTTACTCGGCGGCGCTGCCGCAGATTCTCGCGCTCGGCGGCATCAAGTATTTCTACACGACGAAGATGACGTGGTCGCAGATCACGAAGTTTCCCTACAACAGCTTCGTGTGGCGCGGCCACGATGGCAGCGAAGTGCTCGCGCACCTCTGCACCACCGGTTACAACGGCATGGTCGAACTCGACAACCTCGTGACCGCGATGCGCGATCATCGCCAGGCCGACGTCCATCCGGAGCTGCTGCTACCCACCGGTTTCGGCGACGGCGGCGGCGGTCTTACCGAGGCGATGTGCGAACGCGCGCGCCGCCTGCAAAACCTCGCCGGCGCGCCGCGTACGCAGTGGACCACCAGCGAAGCCTTTTTCGATCGCTTGCAGCACGCGCGCAGTCGCCTACCGGTGTATCAAGGCGAGCTGTACCTCGAATACCATCGCGGCACCTACACCACGCAGTCGGAATTCAAGCGGCGCTACCGCGCGGCGGAAACCGCGTTGCAAGCGCACGAGGCGGTGCGCGTTGTGCAAAGCGGCAAGCCGCTCGATGCAAACGCATGGTTGCGGGTGTTGTTCGCGCAGTTTCACGACGCGCTCCCCGGCAGCTCGATCGGGTTGGTGTATCAGCAGCTCAATGCCGAACTCGACGCCATTGCGCAGCGCGAACTGCGCGCCGCCGCGAGCGAGTTGCGCGGACCTGGCCGGAGCCGAGCGCCATTCGTCTTCAACCCCTTGCCCATTGCGCGCTCCGTGGTGGTCGAGTTGCCGGTGCGCGGCAAGGCGCCGCGACTCGCGGCGTTGGACCTGCCGGCACTCGGCAGCGCTCGGCTACGCGACAGCCGCCGCAATGAGCCCATGCGCGAAGTTTCGTCAACCATGCTCGACAACGGGATCGTGCGCGCAGAGTTCGATCGCAATGGACAACTCCGCGGGCTGGCGATCGCCGGCCGCGCGCTCGCATTCGAAGGGACCGCGGGTTTCGCGCTATACGACGATTCACCCGCCAACTTCGACGCCTGGGACATCGATCATTACACTCTCGCAACCGGCAAGCGGGTCGCGACCGCGCTCAAGCTCGCCGTCGTCGAGCATGGCCCGGTGCGCGTGCGGCTGCGTGGCGATGCGACCATCGGCGAGAAGAGCCGCGTACAAATCGACTACATCGTTGAGGCCGGCAGTCGGCACCTACGCGTCGAGATGCGCATCGACTGGCGTGAGTCGCATCGGCTGCTCAAGTATCACGTGCCGACTGCGTATCGCGGCCGCTGGGCGCGCTTCGGTTGTCCGTTCGGCTCGATTCAGCGCCCGCAGCTCCCGGGCGTGCCCGCGGACGAAGCGATGTGGGAAGTGCCCGGCAGCCGCTGGGCGGCGGTGACGCACGAAGATGGCAACGGGCTTGCGCTGCTCACCGAAGCGAAGTTCGGCTTCTCGTGTCGCGACGGCGATCTCGCCGTGTCGCTGTTACGCAGTCCGAAGCTGCCCGACCCCAGCGCCGACATGGGCGAGCATCACCTCCGCTTCGCCATCGGCCGTCACGAAGCAGCGACGAACGAACGCGTGTTGAGCACGGCGGCGGCCGCCGACGCGCTGTTCGCGCCGGTGCTCCTTGCCGCCGGCGACTCGTTGCCCGCCGCGCCGCTCGCGTTGGAGAATCTCGGCACGCTGGTGCCGAGTTGGGTGACGCCGTGCGAGACCGGTACCGGCTTCGTTCTGCGTTTGCACGAAACCAACGGCAGCGCCGGCACCGCTCGTCTGCGCCTCGCGAAAGCGGCGCGTTCGGTCGAGCTGGTCGATTTCCTCGAAGCCCGCATCGGGCGGCCGCAGCGAATCGATGCGCGCACGTTCGATCTGCCGTATCAACCGTATCAAGTGCTGAGCGTGCGGGTGCGCTGA
- a CDS encoding LLM class flavin-dependent oxidoreductase — MKLGLYLRNMGPQSTRATLLECAHAAEAAGIDDLWVADHIAIPPDDAEGSGGRYLDPLATLAYLAGATTRIGLGTGVLVLPYRPALATAKWLATIQELSGGRLLLGVGAGLDGRGVPRRRCAEVATRCDHGRDACLPQSVLCQR; from the coding sequence ATGAAGCTTGGCCTCTATCTTCGTAACATGGGTCCGCAGTCGACTCGTGCGACGCTGCTGGAGTGCGCGCACGCGGCGGAGGCGGCGGGGATCGACGACCTGTGGGTGGCGGATCACATCGCCATCCCTCCCGACGACGCCGAAGGTTCGGGCGGGCGCTATCTCGATCCACTGGCGACGCTGGCGTATCTCGCCGGCGCGACCACTCGCATCGGACTCGGCACCGGCGTGCTCGTGCTGCCGTACCGACCGGCGCTGGCGACGGCAAAATGGCTCGCGACGATTCAAGAACTGTCGGGTGGTCGCCTGCTGCTGGGTGTGGGCGCGGGCCTGGATGGACGCGGAGTTCCGCGCCGTCGGTGTGCCGAAGTCGCAACGCGGTGCGATCACGGACGCGACGCTTGCCTTCCTCAATCAGTGCTTTGCCAACGATGA
- a CDS encoding tetratricopeptide repeat protein has translation MPRHVTVTSALTRGAVPLAGLVLTASFALRRLDDFDTWWHLAAGRWMAQHRAIPVTDPLAFPTADHRFINLSWLFDLLLYGLHQLGGPPALVVIAAVFYILAIVLLWRMLRATLAPILATVLALWVLFICQERFAVRPEMVTFALIELLLWVLTAARRCDGRYLWGLPVLMVVWFNLHSLAVIGSLIIGCHLAAAVAAHWRRLPLLWRTASVWSPPNAKRLWISGTLALLTPLVNPYGLAGALFPLKLFSFFSGANPFYQQIGELHPPFSGYEPTISVRSYQVFFLYSIGVVLLAAVLSAGRGSRPVPGGRAARRRVATPAPESVSTQDGHQPSFDMAGLLVFVLMAYVSLLARRNVGLFALATAPFVAQCTAIVIARLPLRLQEVRLNVAAAMLMAPAMLWGAWFVASNGYYRWNGDTHEFGMGLMEVNFPIQAAEFVKELQLPGRLFNDVAAGNYLAWAAPIAGGVYIDGRLGLEDPQVFGSYLQMLADPEAWETEADHVGIQTVVLFHRWPSRHVLIRHLNDDERWALVYIDETAIVFVRRAGHEALLEAAVERFSELNDATVTRLMQPASSWQWPMSRAIALQTLAGALVVIGNPDAAVTLYTQALTLGLPGHTEAQIRLILASDQANQGNLDAAREQLHRAEQADPHNEGIAELRAQIDG, from the coding sequence TTGCCTCGACATGTCACCGTCACGAGCGCGCTGACGCGCGGTGCGGTCCCGCTGGCGGGACTGGTGCTCACCGCCAGCTTCGCGCTGCGGCGACTCGACGACTTCGACACTTGGTGGCACTTGGCGGCGGGGCGCTGGATGGCGCAGCACCGTGCCATCCCGGTCACCGACCCGCTGGCGTTTCCCACCGCCGATCATCGCTTCATCAACCTCAGCTGGTTGTTCGATCTGCTGTTGTACGGGCTGCACCAACTGGGCGGCCCACCTGCTTTGGTCGTTATCGCGGCGGTATTCTACATCCTCGCCATCGTCCTCCTCTGGCGGATGCTGCGTGCCACGTTAGCGCCGATCCTGGCGACCGTGCTCGCGCTGTGGGTGCTCTTCATCTGCCAGGAGCGCTTTGCGGTTCGGCCCGAGATGGTCACCTTCGCGTTGATCGAACTGCTGCTGTGGGTGTTGACCGCCGCGCGTCGCTGCGATGGCCGATACTTGTGGGGGCTGCCGGTGCTGATGGTGGTGTGGTTCAATCTGCACTCGCTGGCGGTGATCGGGAGTCTGATCATCGGGTGCCATCTGGCGGCCGCGGTTGCGGCGCATTGGCGGCGGTTGCCTTTGCTGTGGCGCACCGCGTCGGTATGGTCGCCGCCGAACGCCAAGCGTCTGTGGATCAGCGGAACGCTGGCGTTGCTGACGCCGCTGGTGAATCCGTACGGCCTCGCCGGCGCGCTCTTTCCGTTGAAGTTGTTCTCCTTCTTCAGCGGAGCCAATCCTTTCTATCAGCAGATCGGCGAACTGCATCCACCGTTCTCCGGGTACGAGCCGACGATCTCGGTCCGCAGCTACCAGGTGTTCTTCCTCTACAGTATCGGCGTGGTACTCCTTGCCGCGGTACTCAGCGCTGGGCGCGGGTCGCGGCCGGTACCGGGTGGGCGCGCGGCGCGACGCCGTGTGGCGACGCCCGCCCCTGAGTCAGTCAGCACTCAGGATGGGCACCAGCCATCCTTCGACATGGCTGGGTTGCTGGTGTTTGTGCTGATGGCCTATGTCTCGCTGCTCGCGCGCCGCAATGTCGGGTTGTTCGCGCTGGCAACCGCGCCGTTCGTTGCGCAGTGCACGGCGATTGTGATTGCGCGCTTGCCGCTGCGGTTGCAAGAAGTACGGCTCAACGTTGCCGCGGCGATGTTGATGGCGCCGGCGATGCTCTGGGGGGCGTGGTTTGTCGCTTCCAACGGGTACTACCGCTGGAATGGCGATACGCATGAGTTCGGTATGGGTCTCATGGAGGTCAACTTTCCGATTCAAGCGGCAGAATTCGTCAAAGAGCTGCAGTTGCCGGGGCGACTGTTCAACGATGTGGCCGCCGGCAACTACCTCGCGTGGGCCGCGCCAATTGCGGGCGGCGTGTACATCGACGGGCGTCTCGGTCTCGAGGATCCGCAAGTCTTCGGATCGTACCTGCAAATGCTTGCGGACCCGGAGGCGTGGGAGACCGAAGCCGATCACGTTGGCATCCAGACGGTCGTGCTGTTCCATCGCTGGCCGAGTCGGCATGTGCTTATCCGCCACCTGAACGACGACGAACGCTGGGCGCTGGTCTACATTGACGAGACGGCCATCGTGTTCGTGCGCCGGGCTGGCCACGAGGCGCTCCTCGAGGCGGCCGTCGAGCGCTTCAGCGAATTGAATGACGCGACGGTTACTCGGTTGATGCAGCCGGCGTCGTCATGGCAGTGGCCGATGTCACGCGCCATTGCGCTGCAGACGTTGGCCGGCGCGCTTGTCGTCATCGGTAACCCCGATGCCGCCGTCACGCTGTACACGCAAGCCCTGACGCTGGGTTTGCCCGGCCACACCGAGGCCCAAATCCGGTTGATTCTGGCATCCGATCAAGCCAACCAGGGCAATCTCGACGCGGCGCGCGAGCAATTGCATCGCGCCGAGCAAGCGGATCCGCACAACGAAGGCATCGCCGAGTTGCGCGCGCAGATTGACGGCTGA
- a CDS encoding NAD-dependent epimerase/dehydratase family protein, producing the protein MILVTGATGFLGSHLAEALLARGERVRLLVRRPDAARWLVERGAECVTGDLSARTRLSDAVHGCRAVIHCAALASDWGAWEDFREANDRGGARLLDACRGARLDRFVHISTVDVYGYPDRDGLDETTPYHDRGFAYNSTKIAGERHVWAARQAGLPVSVIRPGSIYGPRSQTFGVEIVVAIRSGAPLIRGGHVNAGLVYVDNVVALILLALEHPAAVGTVFHSLDDDGHTWRDYFAALCRGLDLPMPKYSLPRGVAYTIGAAMEWLAHARRQSRRPLLTRTAVELLGTRQGFSMQRAKDVLAFTPLVSFDDGVARTVAWLQTLSVSG; encoded by the coding sequence ATGATTCTGGTGACCGGCGCGACCGGATTCCTCGGCAGCCACCTTGCCGAAGCGTTGCTGGCGCGCGGCGAGCGCGTGCGGCTGCTGGTGCGGCGACCTGACGCAGCGCGCTGGCTCGTCGAGCGCGGGGCGGAGTGCGTTACCGGCGATCTCAGCGCGCGCACCCGGCTCAGCGACGCCGTACACGGCTGTCGCGCCGTGATTCATTGCGCCGCGCTCGCCTCCGATTGGGGAGCGTGGGAAGACTTTCGCGAGGCCAACGACCGCGGCGGCGCGCGACTGCTCGACGCCTGTCGCGGCGCGAGACTCGACCGCTTCGTTCACATCAGCACCGTCGATGTCTACGGCTATCCCGATCGCGACGGACTCGATGAGACGACGCCGTATCACGACCGCGGCTTTGCCTACAACTCGACGAAGATCGCCGGCGAGCGGCATGTGTGGGCCGCGCGACAAGCCGGCTTGCCGGTCAGCGTGATCCGGCCGGGCAGCATCTACGGCCCGCGCTCGCAGACCTTCGGTGTCGAAATCGTCGTCGCAATTCGCAGCGGCGCGCCGCTGATCCGCGGCGGCCACGTCAACGCCGGCCTCGTCTACGTCGACAACGTCGTCGCGTTGATTCTGCTCGCTCTCGAGCATCCCGCCGCGGTCGGTACGGTGTTCCACAGCCTCGACGACGACGGCCACACCTGGCGCGACTACTTCGCGGCGCTGTGCCGCGGCCTCGATTTGCCGATGCCGAAGTACTCGCTGCCGCGCGGCGTCGCCTACACCATCGGCGCAGCGATGGAATGGCTGGCCCACGCCCGGCGGCAATCACGGCGACCGCTGCTGACACGCACCGCGGTCGAGCTGCTCGGCACCCGCCAAGGATTCTCGATGCAGCGCGCCAAGGATGTGCTGGCATTCACGCCGCTGGTCTCATTCGACGACGGGGTTGCGCGCACGGTCGCGTGGTTGCAAACGTTATCCGTTAGTGGATGA
- a CDS encoding ferritin-like domain-containing protein, with product MTTERRYACPPTEVEWKVPGAFDTVFEWEYENGRQPLLNLYEKGKNLQWNTTTRIDWSQDLDPENPQELPDESISIFGSAVWERLTRKEKANVRRHSQAWQLSQFLHGEQGALICTAKIVQQVPSVDAKYYAATQVIDEARHVETYSRLLHEKFELAYPITPTLKRLLNDVLTDSRWDMTYLGMQILIEGLALAAFASIRDMAKNSLAAAVNAYVMQDEARHVAFGRLALRDYYPQLTQAERDEREEFAVEACYLMRDRFLAEEVWETLGLPVEECVSYVDASTDMREFRSRLFTRIVPTIKDIGLWGPKIRRAYANMGIIGYADTDTAALERDDERIAEEFDARRAH from the coding sequence ATGACAACTGAACGTCGTTACGCGTGCCCGCCTACTGAAGTCGAATGGAAGGTCCCTGGGGCGTTCGACACCGTGTTCGAATGGGAATACGAGAACGGCCGCCAGCCGCTGCTGAATCTGTACGAGAAGGGCAAGAACCTGCAGTGGAACACGACCACCCGCATCGACTGGTCACAAGATCTCGATCCGGAGAACCCGCAAGAGCTGCCCGACGAATCGATCTCGATCTTCGGCTCCGCCGTCTGGGAGCGGCTGACGCGCAAGGAGAAGGCGAACGTGCGGCGCCACTCGCAGGCGTGGCAGTTGTCGCAGTTCCTCCACGGCGAGCAAGGCGCGCTGATCTGTACCGCGAAGATCGTGCAACAAGTGCCGAGTGTGGACGCCAAGTATTACGCCGCCACGCAAGTGATCGATGAGGCGCGCCATGTCGAGACGTACTCGCGGCTGCTGCACGAAAAATTCGAGCTAGCCTATCCCATTACACCGACGTTGAAGCGCTTGCTCAACGATGTCCTCACCGATTCGCGCTGGGACATGACGTACCTCGGCATGCAGATCCTGATCGAAGGGCTGGCGCTGGCGGCGTTCGCGTCGATCCGCGATATGGCCAAGAACTCGCTGGCGGCGGCGGTGAACGCCTACGTGATGCAAGACGAGGCGCGCCACGTCGCGTTCGGACGCCTAGCGCTGCGCGACTACTACCCGCAGCTGACGCAAGCCGAGCGCGACGAACGCGAAGAGTTCGCGGTCGAGGCCTGCTATCTGATGCGCGACCGCTTTCTCGCCGAGGAGGTCTGGGAGACGCTTGGGCTGCCGGTCGAGGAATGCGTGTCGTACGTCGATGCGTCGACCGACATGCGCGAGTTCCGTTCGCGACTGTTCACTCGCATCGTGCCGACGATCAAGGACATCGGTCTGTGGGGACCGAAGATCCGGCGAGCGTATGCCAACATGGGCATCATCGGCTACGCGGATACCGACACCGCCGCCTTGGAACGCGACGACGAACGCATCGCCGAAGAGTTCGACGCGCGGCGGGCGCACTGA
- a CDS encoding GNAT family N-acetyltransferase, protein MVVRLVTLAGRVVRLEPLSLDHHAHLSAVALDENIWRFNPSQVLRTPDDVRRYIELALQQQAKGESLPFATIDIASGHAVGSTRFSGFDVANRRVEIGHTWIAPRWQRSAVNTEAKYLMLRHAFETWGCIRVEFKTDSLNEKSRNAILRIGATQEGIFRNHMVTHSGRLRHSVYFSIIDAEWPEVKRDLESKLAHSTPSSA, encoded by the coding sequence ATGGTCGTGCGGCTGGTGACGCTCGCCGGGCGCGTGGTGCGACTCGAACCGCTGTCACTGGACCACCATGCTCACCTCAGCGCAGTTGCTCTGGACGAAAACATCTGGCGCTTCAATCCGTCGCAAGTCTTGCGCACGCCAGACGACGTGCGCCGCTACATCGAGCTGGCGCTGCAACAACAGGCTAAAGGCGAGTCGTTGCCGTTCGCCACGATCGACATCGCGTCGGGTCACGCAGTGGGCAGCACCCGCTTCTCCGGCTTTGACGTCGCCAATCGGCGCGTCGAGATCGGCCACACCTGGATCGCGCCGCGCTGGCAGCGCTCCGCCGTTAACACCGAGGCGAAGTATCTAATGCTGCGCCATGCGTTCGAAACCTGGGGATGCATTCGCGTCGAGTTCAAGACCGATTCGCTCAACGAGAAGTCGCGCAACGCTATCCTGCGCATCGGCGCCACGCAGGAAGGTATCTTCCGCAATCACATGGTCACTCACAGCGGACGCCTGCGGCACTCGGTCTATTTCAGCATCATCGATGCCGAGTGGCCTGAAGTGAAGCGGGATCTCGAAAGCAAGTTGGCGCATTCAACTCCCTCGTCCGCTTGA
- a CDS encoding alpha/beta hydrolase, with the protein MQLIRDGVSLFFEDSGSGGPPLVFVHGWCCDHTYFAPQVEYFRRTHRVVAVDLRGHGQSDQPQQAYTMGAFADDVVWLCAQLRIEKPVIIGHSMGGVIALVLAAEFPGVPAAIVSVDSPILFPPSLPPTLQPFLQALRGPNFRAAQQQFTSDMLFMPSDDAARKARIIDAMGRAPQHVMASAFEGILGFDHAAAVAACRVPWLALYAAQVTSDLARMRELCPQVVTGQTVGAGHFHQLEVPEQVNAMLARFLAVALPQ; encoded by the coding sequence GTGCAGCTCATTCGCGACGGCGTGTCACTGTTCTTCGAAGACTCGGGAAGCGGCGGGCCGCCGCTGGTGTTCGTGCACGGCTGGTGTTGCGATCACACTTACTTCGCGCCGCAGGTGGAGTACTTCCGGCGCACGCACCGCGTCGTCGCAGTGGATCTGCGCGGCCACGGCCAGAGCGACCAGCCGCAGCAGGCGTACACGATGGGCGCGTTCGCCGACGATGTGGTGTGGTTGTGCGCGCAGTTGCGGATCGAGAAGCCGGTGATCATTGGCCACAGCATGGGCGGCGTCATCGCGCTCGTGCTGGCGGCGGAGTTTCCGGGCGTGCCGGCGGCGATCGTCAGTGTCGACTCGCCGATTCTGTTTCCGCCGTCGTTGCCGCCGACCCTGCAGCCGTTTCTCCAGGCGTTGCGTGGGCCGAACTTCCGCGCGGCGCAACAACAGTTCACCAGCGACATGCTCTTCATGCCGAGTGACGACGCCGCCCGCAAGGCGCGCATCATCGACGCGATGGGGCGGGCGCCGCAACATGTCATGGCCTCGGCCTTCGAGGGCATTCTCGGGTTCGATCACGCCGCCGCCGTGGCGGCCTGCCGAGTGCCGTGGTTGGCGTTGTATGCCGCGCAGGTGACGAGCGATCTGGCGCGCATGCGCGAACTGTGTCCGCAGGTTGTGACCGGCCAAACGGTCGGTGCCGGCCACTTCCATCAACTCGAAGTCCCCGAGCAGGTCAATGCAATGCTCGCCCGCTTCCTGGCGGTCGCACTGCCGCAGTAA
- a CDS encoding LLM class flavin-dependent oxidoreductase, translating to MWARAWMDAEFRAVGVPKSQRGAITDATLAFLNQCFANDEVELNGQRFLFLPRPARPPIFVGGAPPHALRRTVRYGDGWMPMGGDPKQLAPAIRKLHAAADAAGKATPEVAVITTLPLDDPGHVADQVRALADIGVTRIIHGWRYADAAAFARAADALANSANLIH from the coding sequence GTGTGGGCGCGGGCCTGGATGGACGCGGAGTTCCGCGCCGTCGGTGTGCCGAAGTCGCAACGCGGTGCGATCACGGACGCGACGCTTGCCTTCCTCAATCAGTGCTTTGCCAACGATGAGGTCGAACTGAACGGCCAGCGCTTTCTGTTTCTGCCGCGTCCGGCGCGTCCGCCTATCTTCGTCGGTGGTGCGCCACCGCACGCGCTGCGGCGCACGGTGCGGTACGGCGACGGCTGGATGCCGATGGGCGGCGATCCGAAGCAACTCGCCCCCGCGATCCGCAAGCTCCACGCCGCTGCGGATGCCGCCGGCAAGGCCACTCCGGAAGTCGCCGTGATCACCACGCTGCCACTCGACGACCCCGGGCACGTCGCTGATCAGGTTCGCGCCCTCGCCGACATCGGCGTCACGCGCATCATCCACGGGTGGCGGTACGCAGACGCGGCGGCGTTCGCGCGCGCCGCCGACGCTCTCGCCAACTCGGCCAATCTCATCCACTAA